One genomic region from bacterium encodes:
- a CDS encoding SoxR reducing system RseC family protein: MREAGIFVQILGKVTPVRVERPARCAGCSCCIELAGPSKCLIEAENNFGAAMGEWVEYEIPAQQLLSHSSLAFLLPLFFAGRDPRDGGAKLSGCPSSAAIHGTTR; encoded by the coding sequence ATGCGGGAAGCCGGAATCTTCGTTCAAATTCTGGGGAAGGTGACCCCGGTGCGGGTTGAGCGTCCGGCGAGGTGTGCGGGCTGCTCCTGCTGCATCGAGCTGGCCGGCCCCTCCAAGTGTCTGATCGAGGCGGAGAATAACTTTGGCGCGGCGATGGGCGAGTGGGTGGAATATGAAATTCCCGCGCAGCAGCTTCTCAGCCATTCTTCCCTCGCTTTTCTCCTGCCCCTGTTCTTCGCCGGCCGGGACCCGCGGGATGGCGGTGCGAAGCTCTCGGGTTGTCCCTCCTCCGCAGCAATCCATGGAACTACCAGATAG